In Hafnia alvei, a genomic segment contains:
- a CDS encoding IS1-like element IS1A family transposase (programmed frameshift), whose protein sequence is MASVSISCPSCSATDGVVRNGKSTAGHQSYLCSHCRKTWQLQFTYTASQPGTHQKIIDMAMNGVGCRATARIMGVGLNTILRHFKKLRPQSVTSRIQPGSDVIVCAEMDEQWGYVGAKSRQRWLFYAYDRLRKTVVAHVFGERTMATLGRLMSLLSPFDVVIWMTDGWPLYESRLKGKLYVISKRYTQRIERHNLNLRQHLARLGRKSLSFSKSVELHDKVIGHYLNIKHYQ, encoded by the exons GTGGCTTCTGTTTCTATCAGCTGTCCCTCCTGTTCAGCTACTGACGGGGTGGTGCGTAACGGCAAAAGCACCGCCGGACATCAGAGCTATCTCTGCTCTCACTGCCGTAAAACATGGCAACTGCAGTTCACTTACACCGCTTCTCAACCCGGTACGCACCAGAAAATCATTGATATGGCCATGAATGGCGTTGGATGCCGGGCAACTGCCCGCATTATGGGCGTTGGCCTCAACACGATTTTACGTCACT TTAAAAAACTCAGGCCGCAGTCGGTAACCTCGCGCATACAGCCGGGCAGTGACGTCATCGTCTGCGCGGAAATGGACGAACAGTGGGGCTATGTCGGGGCTAAATCGCGCCAGCGCTGGCTGTTTTACGCGTATGACAGGCTCCGGAAGACGGTTGTTGCGCACGTATTCGGTGAACGCACTATGGCGACGCTGGGGCGTCTTATGAGCCTGCTGTCACCCTTTGACGTGGTGATATGGATGACGGATGGCTGGCCGCTGTATGAATCCCGCCTGAAGGGAAAGCTGTACGTAATCAGCAAGCGATATACGCAGCGAATTGAGCGGCATAACCTGAATCTGAGGCAGCACCTGGCACGGCTGGGACGGAAGTCGCTGTCGTTCTCAAAATCGGTGGAGCTGCATGACAAAGTCATCGGGCATTATCTGAACATAAAACACTATCAATAA
- the hdeB gene encoding acid-activated periplasmic chaperone HdeB has product MKIKQTSLILSLFSACLLTTGMATASQDITPSNMTCHEFLDMNPKSYTPIAFWVLNKDTDFKGGDYVDWSETETIATPKAVELCKKEPKRTLESLKEDLEKAVKKVE; this is encoded by the coding sequence ATGAAAATTAAACAAACATCTTTAATACTTAGCTTGTTTTCAGCCTGTCTTCTAACGACCGGTATGGCTACAGCTTCACAAGATATAACGCCAAGCAATATGACATGCCATGAATTTCTCGACATGAACCCTAAGTCATACACACCAATTGCGTTCTGGGTTTTGAACAAAGATACCGATTTCAAAGGTGGTGATTACGTGGATTGGAGTGAAACAGAAACAATTGCTACACCTAAGGCCGTTGAGCTATGCAAAAAAGAGCCAAAAAGAACGCTAGAGTCATTGAAAGAAGACTTGGAAAAAGCGGTGAAAAAGGTTGAATAA
- the hdeA gene encoding acid-activated periplasmic chaperone HdeA, with protein sequence MNKKLLLISMVGLVSFSAMSNAAENSKPVKSWTCEDFIALNESFKPTAIGFAEALNKNDKPEDAVLDINGTEKVIPLVIEACKKAPKESFIGKVKSEWKKVKHDM encoded by the coding sequence ATGAACAAGAAATTATTATTAATCAGTATGGTAGGCTTAGTAAGCTTTTCTGCAATGAGCAATGCTGCAGAAAATAGTAAGCCAGTGAAATCATGGACTTGTGAGGATTTTATAGCATTGAATGAAAGTTTTAAGCCTACAGCTATCGGCTTTGCTGAGGCACTCAATAAAAATGACAAGCCAGAGGATGCGGTCCTAGATATCAATGGCACTGAAAAGGTAATACCATTAGTCATCGAAGCTTGCAAAAAAGCCCCAAAAGAATCCTTTATTGGCAAGGTCAAATCTGAGTGGAAGAAAGTAAAACACGATATGTGA
- a CDS encoding HoxN/HupN/NixA family nickel/cobalt transporter: MVNITQKRIMHGSLSTKRRAIFLLVGLLVVNGLAWAWAFLEFKDNAVLMGMALLAYSFGLRHAVDADHIAAIDNVTRKLMQQGKTPIAVGTFFSLGHSTIVILASLAIAATAMAFKNDMSWFHETGGLIGTLISSAFLLLFAFLNLTILLSVYKRFRQVKAGYKYKDEDLDLLVANQGGFLARLFKRVFNLVNKSWHMYPVGFLFGLGFDTATEIGVLGIAAASATHGMSMWAIMVFPILFTAGMALIDSLDNFVMIGAYGWAFSNPVRKLYYNITVTAASVIVAFFIGGIEALGLIAEKMNLSGGVWNVINHLSDNLGEIGYWVIGIFILCWIFSAAIYHVRGYDSLRINR; encoded by the coding sequence ATGGTTAATATCACCCAAAAAAGAATCATGCATGGTTCTCTAAGCACGAAACGCCGAGCGATTTTTTTACTTGTCGGCTTGCTAGTTGTGAATGGATTAGCATGGGCATGGGCGTTTCTTGAGTTCAAGGATAATGCCGTGCTTATGGGGATGGCTCTGTTAGCTTATAGTTTTGGGCTACGTCATGCGGTCGATGCTGATCATATCGCTGCCATTGATAATGTTACACGTAAACTCATGCAGCAGGGAAAAACCCCCATTGCCGTTGGTACTTTTTTCTCCCTTGGGCATTCTACCATTGTGATATTAGCCTCATTGGCTATTGCTGCAACTGCGATGGCATTTAAAAATGATATGTCCTGGTTTCATGAGACGGGGGGCTTGATTGGTACGCTGATTTCATCGGCATTTTTGTTATTATTCGCATTTCTTAATTTGACGATCCTTCTTTCAGTATATAAAAGATTCAGACAGGTTAAGGCCGGCTATAAGTATAAAGATGAAGATTTAGATCTTCTGGTTGCGAACCAAGGAGGTTTTTTAGCTCGCTTATTCAAGCGTGTATTTAATTTAGTCAACAAAAGTTGGCATATGTATCCGGTTGGGTTTCTATTTGGCCTAGGTTTCGATACGGCAACCGAAATTGGTGTGCTAGGGATTGCTGCAGCGAGTGCAACACATGGAATGAGCATGTGGGCTATCATGGTTTTTCCCATTTTATTTACGGCTGGAATGGCTTTGATCGATTCACTAGATAATTTTGTGATGATTGGAGCATATGGCTGGGCGTTTTCTAATCCAGTGAGAAAACTCTACTATAATATTACTGTGACCGCTGCTTCCGTTATCGTTGCCTTTTTTATCGGTGGTATTGAAGCATTGGGGCTTATTGCAGAAAAAATGAATTTAAGTGGTGGAGTTTGGAACGTAATTAATCATCTTAGTGACAATCTTGGTGAGATCGGTTATTGGGTTATCGGGATCTTCATTCTATGTTGGATATTCTCAGCAGCAATATATCATGTCCGTGGCTATGATAGCTTACGTATTAATCGATAA
- the yut gene encoding urea transporter, with product MNTNRSNPTFWMKLVESNIFIEFIDVTLRGCAQVMFQNNPLTGLFFFAAIFIGAYGEGHPAVAYGGVLGTVVATLTGLTVRDRKSWRVGLYGYNGCLVGVALPTFLEMSPLVWGCIVLGSIISVVSTLCIADILKTWKVAALTAPFVFTTWIILLSSYAFSSLHNGGLPHPSFPHQFIVETNSTENRHYVFDSLFNGISQIFLFSSLIGGILFLIGLAIESLWAAIFAVCGSFLAILTATFLMANYDSIHLGLYSFSAVLTAIALGSTFNNPSWRVLAYTLIGVIFTVIVQGALDTLLSPLGIPTLTMPFVLASWLFLVPNKEIMPAHRQ from the coding sequence ATGAATACAAATAGAAGCAATCCAACTTTTTGGATGAAACTTGTCGAGTCGAACATATTCATTGAATTCATTGACGTTACCTTACGTGGTTGCGCGCAGGTTATGTTTCAAAATAATCCCTTAACTGGATTGTTTTTTTTTGCAGCTATTTTTATCGGTGCCTATGGTGAAGGTCACCCCGCCGTTGCTTATGGCGGGGTGTTAGGAACAGTCGTCGCGACGTTAACAGGTCTAACAGTTCGTGACCGTAAGTCATGGCGAGTGGGATTATATGGCTATAACGGATGTTTAGTTGGCGTCGCGCTACCAACATTTTTAGAAATGAGTCCGTTGGTTTGGGGATGTATCGTCCTTGGTAGTATCATTTCAGTTGTTTCTACACTCTGTATTGCTGATATATTAAAAACATGGAAAGTTGCTGCTTTAACTGCACCTTTTGTTTTCACCACGTGGATTATTCTGCTTTCGAGCTATGCCTTCTCAAGCTTGCATAACGGTGGACTACCGCATCCCTCGTTCCCCCACCAATTTATAGTAGAAACGAATAGCACTGAGAATCGCCACTACGTTTTTGATAGCCTCTTTAATGGTATCTCGCAAATATTCCTTTTCAGTAGCCTCATTGGTGGCATCTTATTTCTTATTGGGCTAGCCATTGAATCTTTATGGGCTGCTATCTTCGCTGTCTGTGGTTCGTTTTTAGCAATACTTACTGCAACGTTTTTAATGGCGAATTACGATAGCATCCATCTTGGACTGTACTCGTTTAGTGCTGTGTTAACGGCCATAGCTCTTGGCTCTACTTTTAATAATCCAAGCTGGCGAGTCCTAGCTTATACGTTGATTGGAGTTATTTTTACCGTGATCGTGCAAGGAGCATTAGATACGCTACTTTCTCCGCTAGGTATTCCAACGCTAACGATGCCATTCGTTTTAGCTTCATGGCTTTTTCTTGTGCCTAATAAAGAGATTATGCCAGCACATCGGCAATGA
- a CDS encoding urease accessory protein UreD has protein sequence MSRGSDCINRDSLGSHHALGAHAPELAQYQSEPAQMRSGAIGKRGYLKLRFAKREQRSILAEMERRVPSLVQKALYWDEEMPELPCVTMISTSGCILQGDRLETDVHVERGACAHITTQSATKVHMMNANYASQTQKFTLEENSYMEFMPDPLIPHRNSRFITDTSICIHPTATAIYSEILMSGRKYHHPEERFGFDVYSSRVAAYDLSNKELFVEKYILEPKSESLDAIGIMQDFEVFGNVTLLTPKEHHDRILARIPARFDVDHQIACGATRLPNHCGLIFKVLGVNSSGVKAEIRQFWRVAREEILGITLPEKFIWR, from the coding sequence ATGTCACGGGGATCTGATTGCATAAATAGAGATTCACTAGGGAGTCATCATGCATTAGGTGCTCATGCTCCAGAGTTAGCGCAATACCAGAGTGAACCAGCGCAAATGCGCAGTGGTGCCATTGGTAAAAGAGGTTATCTCAAGCTTAGATTCGCAAAACGTGAACAGCGTAGTATTTTGGCAGAAATGGAACGGCGAGTTCCGTCTCTGGTGCAAAAGGCATTGTACTGGGATGAAGAAATGCCTGAACTACCTTGTGTCACGATGATTTCAACATCGGGATGTATTTTGCAAGGTGACCGATTAGAGACCGACGTACATGTGGAACGGGGAGCTTGTGCTCATATTACCACACAGTCAGCGACTAAAGTTCACATGATGAATGCCAACTATGCATCTCAGACACAAAAATTTACTCTCGAAGAAAACAGCTATATGGAGTTTATGCCAGATCCACTTATTCCGCATAGAAACTCCCGTTTTATCACTGATACGTCTATTTGTATTCATCCGACAGCGACAGCTATTTATTCGGAGATCTTAATGTCGGGACGGAAGTATCATCATCCTGAAGAGCGCTTTGGTTTTGATGTTTACTCATCTAGAGTAGCCGCCTACGACTTGAGTAATAAGGAGTTGTTTGTTGAGAAGTATATATTAGAACCTAAATCAGAAAGCCTTGATGCTATCGGCATTATGCAAGATTTTGAAGTCTTTGGTAATGTGACATTATTAACGCCAAAAGAACACCATGATCGAATCTTAGCCCGAATACCAGCTCGGTTTGATGTTGATCACCAAATAGCTTGTGGTGCAACAAGATTGCCTAACCATTGTGGCTTAATATTTAAAGTATTGGGCGTTAACAGTTCGGGTGTAAAAGCTGAAATAAGACAATTTTGGCGAGTTGCCCGTGAGGAAATTTTAGGTATTACATTACCAGAGAAATTTATATGGCGTTAG
- the ureG gene encoding urease accessory protein UreG: MKNHVANYSSNKKIARIGIGGPVGSGKTAIIEVITPILIKRGVKPLIITNDIVTTEDAKQVKRTLKGILDEEKILGVETGACPHTAVREDPSMNIAAVEEMEERFPDSDLIMIESGGDNLTLTFSPALADFYIYVIDVAEGEKIPRKNGPGLVQADILVINKIDLAPYVGASLDIMESDTQVVRGGRPYILTNCKTGQGVEELVDMIMRDFLFTHEPPEGESA, translated from the coding sequence ATGAAAAACCATGTAGCAAATTACTCTTCGAACAAAAAAATAGCGCGTATTGGAATTGGTGGTCCTGTTGGATCTGGAAAAACGGCCATCATTGAGGTTATTACGCCAATCCTCATTAAGCGAGGGGTCAAGCCTCTTATTATCACCAACGACATTGTAACTACTGAAGATGCCAAACAGGTTAAGCGAACGTTAAAAGGTATTTTAGATGAAGAAAAAATTTTAGGAGTCGAAACTGGCGCTTGCCCTCATACAGCTGTGCGTGAAGACCCGAGCATGAATATTGCCGCTGTAGAAGAGATGGAAGAACGCTTTCCTGATAGCGACTTGATTATGATTGAAAGCGGGGGAGATAACTTAACGCTCACGTTTAGCCCGGCACTAGCCGATTTTTACATCTATGTTATTGATGTTGCTGAAGGTGAAAAAATACCACGTAAAAATGGCCCAGGGCTGGTACAGGCCGATATTTTAGTTATCAATAAAATTGACCTTGCTCCCTATGTTGGCGCTAGTCTTGATATTATGGAAAGTGACACTCAAGTGGTTCGAGGTGGACGTCCTTATATTCTAACTAACTGTAAAACAGGGCAAGGTGTAGAAGAGTTGGTTGACATGATTATGCGTGATTTCTTATTTACTCACGAACCACCAGAGGGAGAGAGCGCATAA
- a CDS encoding urease accessory protein UreF, which produces MNASDLIRIMQFGDSVLPVGAFTFSNGVESAVQTGIVYDVATLKGFVLTALKQSASCDGIGLIVAHRAVIAGNLEEIIHADWAINNRKLNEESRLMSTRMGKKLAEMSIHVIEHPLISWWLAQIKQGETAGTYPATQALIMAVQGIAEREVVVMHQYGVAMTILSAAMRLMRVTHFDTQRILFELTQNIDAYCDIAEVGDIQQMSSYTPIVDVLAAVHVNAHVRLFSN; this is translated from the coding sequence GTGAATGCATCAGATCTCATTCGTATTATGCAGTTCGGTGACTCCGTATTACCCGTCGGGGCATTCACTTTTTCCAATGGCGTAGAATCTGCCGTCCAAACTGGCATTGTTTATGATGTAGCCACATTGAAAGGGTTTGTTTTAACTGCATTAAAGCAGTCTGCGAGCTGTGATGGAATTGGTCTCATCGTGGCTCATCGCGCAGTAATTGCAGGTAACCTTGAAGAAATAATTCATGCAGACTGGGCAATAAACAACCGCAAGCTTAATGAAGAAAGCCGTCTGATGTCGACGCGAATGGGGAAAAAGTTAGCGGAGATGTCTATACATGTCATCGAACATCCTTTGATTAGTTGGTGGCTAGCGCAGATCAAACAAGGCGAGACTGCGGGGACTTACCCGGCAACTCAAGCGCTGATTATGGCCGTGCAGGGAATTGCAGAGCGAGAAGTTGTCGTGATGCACCAATATGGCGTAGCAATGACTATTTTAAGCGCGGCTATGCGATTAATGCGTGTCACCCATTTTGACACACAGCGTATTTTGTTTGAGTTAACTCAGAATATTGACGCGTATTGTGATATTGCCGAAGTTGGCGATATTCAACAAATGTCTTCTTATACACCGATAGTGGATGTACTTGCTGCAGTACATGTTAATGCGCACGTACGATTATTTAGTAATTAA
- the ureE gene encoding urease accessory protein UreE (involved in the assembly of the urease metallocenter; possible nickel donor), producing the protein MILIENVLGNIKKDPVWQAKLKDSTIDLLVLDQREAQKSRCRKFSSQGADLGISLERNVVLTDGDVLFWNDTLNTAIVVQIQLRDVMVISLNELKKRSFDELVKTCFELGHALGNQHWKAVTKNNEVYVPLTVATTMMDSVMKTHGFQHLPYHFAKGAEILPLLSNSEARLLFGGAEDTDTHVHVSRGETSSPISGLHIESIHTHNHEHSHGDHIHEHKS; encoded by the coding sequence ATGATTTTAATTGAGAACGTACTTGGAAATATTAAAAAAGATCCCGTTTGGCAAGCAAAGCTTAAAGATTCCACTATTGACTTGTTAGTACTAGACCAACGAGAAGCCCAAAAAAGCCGCTGTCGTAAGTTTAGTTCTCAAGGAGCAGACCTCGGCATATCTCTCGAGCGCAACGTAGTTCTTACCGATGGGGATGTGCTGTTTTGGAATGACACATTAAATACTGCTATCGTCGTTCAAATCCAGCTACGCGACGTCATGGTTATTTCTCTTAATGAGTTAAAAAAACGTTCATTCGATGAGTTAGTTAAGACCTGCTTTGAGCTGGGGCACGCATTAGGTAATCAACATTGGAAAGCCGTGACTAAAAACAATGAAGTTTATGTACCACTGACCGTGGCGACTACCATGATGGATTCGGTGATGAAAACTCATGGTTTCCAACATCTGCCTTATCATTTTGCTAAGGGTGCAGAAATTCTGCCATTGCTCTCTAATTCGGAAGCTCGCCTGTTATTTGGTGGTGCTGAGGATACGGATACTCATGTTCATGTCAGCCGGGGGGAAACTTCATCGCCAATTTCTGGTTTACATATTGAAAGTATTCACACGCACAATCATGAACATAGTCATGGCGATCATATACACGAACATAAAAGTTAA
- a CDS encoding urease subunit alpha, which translates to MPQISRQEYAGLFGPTTGDKIRLGDTNLFIEIEKDLRGYGDESVYGGGKSLRDGMGANNNLTRDNGVLDLVITNVTILDAKLGVIKADVGLRDGKIVGIGKSGNPDVMDGVTPGMIVGVSTDAISGEHLILTAAGIDSHIHLISPQQAYHALSNGVTTFFGGGIGPTDGTNGTTVTPGPWNIRQMLRAVEGLPINVGILGKGNSYGRGPLLEQATAGVVGYKVHEDWGATANSLRHSLRMADEMDIQVSVHTDSLNECGYVEDTIEAFEGRTIHTFHTEGAGGGHAPDIIRVASQPNVLPSSTNPTLPYGINSQAELFDMIMVCHNLNPNVPADVAFAESRVRPETIAAENVLHDMGVISMFSSDSQAMGRVGENWLRVMQTAHAMKVSRGKLPEDSADNDNFRVLRYVAKITINPAIAQGVSHILGSVEVGKMADLVLWDPRFFGAKPKMVIKGGMINWAAMGDPNASLPTPQPVFYRPMFGAMGKTMQDTCVTFVSQAAFDDGVKEKAGLDRQVVAVKNCRAISKRDLVRNDQTPHIEVNPETFEVKVDGVHATCEPIDIATMNQRYFFG; encoded by the coding sequence ATGCCTCAAATTTCTCGGCAAGAATATGCAGGTCTATTCGGTCCAACAACGGGGGACAAAATCCGTTTAGGAGACACAAACCTTTTTATTGAAATTGAAAAAGATTTACGTGGTTATGGTGACGAGTCTGTTTATGGTGGCGGTAAATCGTTGCGAGATGGAATGGGGGCGAATAATAACTTAACACGTGATAATGGTGTACTCGATCTCGTTATAACTAACGTCACTATTCTCGATGCAAAGTTAGGTGTTATTAAAGCTGATGTTGGGCTCCGTGACGGGAAAATTGTAGGTATTGGTAAAAGTGGAAACCCAGATGTCATGGATGGTGTAACGCCTGGCATGATTGTTGGGGTCAGCACCGATGCTATTTCTGGTGAGCATTTGATTTTAACTGCTGCTGGTATTGATTCCCATATTCATTTGATATCTCCACAGCAAGCCTATCATGCATTGTCTAACGGTGTGACAACCTTTTTCGGCGGCGGAATTGGCCCAACTGATGGTACAAATGGTACTACAGTTACACCTGGTCCGTGGAACATACGTCAAATGTTGCGTGCGGTAGAAGGATTGCCTATCAATGTGGGAATCTTGGGCAAGGGTAATTCTTATGGCCGAGGTCCTCTATTAGAGCAGGCTACCGCAGGTGTCGTTGGTTATAAAGTACATGAAGACTGGGGGGCAACGGCAAATTCTTTACGCCATTCGCTACGTATGGCGGATGAAATGGACATCCAAGTTTCGGTACATACCGATAGCCTAAACGAATGTGGGTATGTAGAAGATACCATTGAAGCCTTCGAAGGGCGGACAATTCATACTTTCCACACAGAAGGTGCTGGAGGGGGGCATGCGCCAGATATCATCCGCGTTGCTAGTCAACCTAACGTATTGCCAAGCTCAACAAACCCAACCTTACCTTATGGGATCAATAGCCAAGCTGAGCTATTCGATATGATCATGGTATGTCACAACCTAAATCCTAACGTGCCGGCTGATGTTGCCTTTGCCGAAAGCCGTGTTCGCCCAGAAACTATTGCGGCAGAGAACGTTTTGCACGATATGGGGGTTATTTCGATGTTCTCCAGCGATTCACAGGCCATGGGACGTGTAGGGGAAAACTGGTTACGTGTTATGCAAACCGCTCATGCGATGAAAGTATCTCGAGGTAAGTTGCCAGAGGATTCTGCCGATAACGATAATTTCCGAGTTCTACGTTATGTTGCAAAAATAACGATTAATCCTGCTATAGCACAAGGTGTCAGCCATATCTTAGGCTCTGTTGAAGTGGGAAAAATGGCTGATCTTGTACTTTGGGACCCTCGTTTTTTTGGTGCTAAACCTAAAATGGTCATTAAGGGGGGGATGATTAACTGGGCTGCAATGGGTGATCCAAATGCATCATTGCCTACTCCACAGCCAGTATTCTATCGCCCAATGTTCGGTGCAATGGGTAAAACGATGCAAGACACCTGCGTTACCTTTGTTTCTCAAGCTGCATTCGATGATGGCGTAAAAGAGAAAGCGGGATTGGATAGACAGGTTGTCGCTGTTAAAAATTGTCGTGCTATCTCTAAGCGAGATTTAGTGCGTAATGATCAGACACCACATATTGAAGTTAATCCAGAAACGTTTGAAGTCAAGGTGGATGGTGTTCATGCAACTTGTGAGCCTATCGATATAGCAACAATGAACCAGCGCTACTTCTTTGGATAA
- the ureB gene encoding urease subunit beta, with protein sequence MSTKSKSNESVEQNTPLGGCILAKEVITFNENKPAVNVQVRNTGDRPIQVGSHFHFFEANRALEFDRAAAFGKRLNITSTTAIRFEPGDEIEVSLIPFGGKQTLYGFNNLVDGWTGEGVVSDHERPDKIGAINRAIERGFKFSK encoded by the coding sequence ATGAGTACCAAAAGTAAATCAAATGAAAGCGTAGAGCAAAATACACCCCTTGGCGGATGCATTCTGGCAAAAGAGGTGATTACTTTCAATGAGAATAAGCCGGCCGTTAACGTTCAAGTGCGAAATACTGGAGATCGTCCAATTCAAGTGGGTTCACACTTTCACTTTTTTGAAGCAAATCGGGCCTTGGAATTTGATCGTGCTGCAGCATTCGGAAAAAGATTAAACATCACCTCAACAACGGCAATTCGTTTTGAACCAGGAGATGAAATTGAAGTTAGCTTGATCCCCTTTGGTGGTAAGCAAACTTTATATGGATTTAATAATTTAGTCGATGGCTGGACAGGCGAAGGCGTCGTCTCTGACCACGAAAGACCAGATAAAATTGGTGCAATTAATCGTGCGATTGAGCGTGGTTTTAAATTTTCTAAATAA
- a CDS encoding urease subunit gamma: protein MQLTPREIEKLMIYTLSDVAFKRKNRGLKLNYPEAVSIITVTALEGARDGKTVEEVMKEASQVLTQEDVMEGVADLIPNVQVEAIFTDGSRLVTVHDPIK, encoded by the coding sequence ATGCAGCTCACCCCCAGAGAAATTGAAAAACTCATGATCTATACGCTGTCTGATGTCGCGTTCAAGCGTAAAAATCGCGGTCTTAAGCTCAATTACCCAGAAGCAGTATCGATTATTACTGTTACTGCTTTGGAAGGGGCTCGTGACGGTAAAACCGTAGAAGAAGTCATGAAAGAAGCCAGTCAAGTATTAACGCAAGAAGATGTTATGGAGGGTGTTGCCGACCTCATACCAAACGTCCAAGTCGAGGCTATTTTCACCGATGGTAGCCGGTTAGTGACGGTACATGATCCTATCAAATAA
- a CDS encoding ammonium transporter — MEHIAIAFHQIDVGNTAFMLLCTSLVMLMTPGLAFFYGGLVSRKDVLTIMLQSFVSMGWVAILWFVVGYSLCFGPTINGIIGDPTYYAFLNGVKPWTMYTGNSGGIPLIVHIGYQMMFAIITPALITGAFANRVTFRAYMIFLTLWLLLVYCPFVHMIWSPNGLFAKWGVLDFAGGIVVHATAGFAALASALYVGKRVMTKGGEHSIPFIALGAGLLWFGWYGFNAGSELRVNTVTVSAFFATDIAAACAAITWLIIEYCHTRKPKFVGFLTGSIAGLATITPAAGYVSLQSAALIGILASIVCYFTVALMRRYLDDALDVFGVHGMGGVTGSILLGVFATQIWNPQGVSGLLDGNVNFLFKQIVAVVFASVWSFIVTYGILWFIDKLTPVRVEKEYQLSGMDEEQLGEDAYPLN; from the coding sequence ATGGAACATATAGCTATTGCTTTTCATCAAATCGATGTTGGCAATACAGCATTCATGCTGCTGTGTACAAGCTTAGTTATGCTAATGACTCCGGGATTAGCTTTCTTCTATGGAGGACTAGTTTCGCGTAAAGATGTCCTTACAATCATGTTGCAAAGCTTTGTATCTATGGGATGGGTAGCAATTCTTTGGTTTGTTGTTGGCTATTCTCTATGCTTTGGCCCTACGATTAATGGGATCATTGGTGATCCCACCTATTACGCATTTCTCAATGGAGTTAAACCTTGGACAATGTATACGGGTAACTCTGGCGGAATACCTCTTATTGTTCATATTGGCTACCAGATGATGTTTGCCATTATAACCCCAGCTTTGATAACCGGTGCATTTGCAAATCGCGTGACTTTTCGTGCCTACATGATCTTCCTGACGCTATGGTTGCTGTTAGTTTACTGTCCTTTCGTTCATATGATTTGGAGCCCCAATGGTCTATTTGCAAAATGGGGTGTACTGGATTTTGCAGGTGGCATTGTTGTTCATGCTACCGCTGGCTTTGCCGCATTAGCGTCAGCATTATACGTTGGTAAACGCGTTATGACCAAAGGCGGCGAGCACAGCATTCCCTTTATTGCCCTTGGTGCTGGATTGTTGTGGTTCGGCTGGTACGGTTTTAATGCAGGATCTGAACTTCGAGTCAATACAGTGACGGTTTCGGCCTTCTTTGCGACTGATATAGCAGCAGCATGTGCCGCTATAACATGGCTGATAATTGAATATTGTCATACTCGAAAGCCTAAGTTTGTTGGTTTTCTTACAGGTTCTATCGCGGGGCTAGCAACGATTACACCCGCAGCTGGGTATGTTTCTCTACAGTCGGCTGCACTCATCGGAATTTTAGCCAGCATAGTTTGTTATTTTACTGTGGCTTTAATGCGAAGATATCTCGATGATGCGCTAGATGTGTTTGGCGTTCATGGCATGGGCGGTGTAACGGGATCAATTCTTCTAGGAGTGTTTGCGACTCAGATTTGGAATCCACAAGGTGTTTCTGGTTTACTTGACGGTAACGTAAACTTTTTGTTCAAACAAATTGTCGCTGTCGTATTCGCAAGCGTTTGGTCGTTCATAGTTACTTATGGAATTTTATGGTTCATCGACAAGCTAACACCCGTCCGAGTTGAAAAAGAATATCAGCTATCTGGGATGGATGAAGAGCAACTTGGTGAAGATGCCTATCCGCTTAATTAA